DNA sequence from the Paenibacillus azoreducens genome:
TCATTTGCCACTTCAATCGCACCCGAGGTGCCGATCCGATGCCCGGCCACCTCGCTGGTACTGGTTCCGACAACGACAACCTTGCCCGGCCCGAGCCCCGCATGCTTGGCTAACTCACGTAAAACGCTTGATGCCTGCTCCCTGATTGACACTCCCGATGCAATGCGTTGTTCAGAATTTTCCATGGCGAATACCTCCTTATTGCTGCAGATAGCGGCTTTCGATCGCCTTGATCTTGTTGACGCGTCCGATATGCCGCTCGCCTTCGCTAAATGGCGTACCGATCCAAATTTGTGTTATCTCCCGGGCAAGGCCAGGCCCGATGACCCGTTCGCCCATCGCCAACACATTCGAGTCGTTATGCTCTCTGGTTGCTTTCGCCGAAAATGTATCATGAACAAGCGCGCAGCGGATGCCTGGTACTTTGTTGGCGGCGATGCTCATGCCGATGCCGGTACCGCAAATCAGAATGCCGCGATCAGCTTCACCCGTGACAACCTGCTCGCATACAGGCAGGGCGTAGTCGGGATAATCCACGGAATCAGCGCAGCTGCATCCCACATCCACAACCTCATGTCCCATTTCCTGAATGACGGCGATGATGTCTTCTTTTAAACGTACTCCCGCGTGGTCTGTTCCGACAGCAATCTTCATCTTTTGAAAAACCTCCCTGAATTTCGTGCTTTTGTGATTTCTCATACCATTATACCCTATTTTGAAGTCACAAGACGAAAATCCCCCGGCAAGAAGAATCTTTCTGAATCCTTCCCGCATGCTTGGCGGAGACCCGCTCAAAATACAAAAAAGAGCAGTCCGCGGATATCCGCAGAATTGCTCTTTTGCCCAGGCGACCGGCCGTATATTCCGATGCTCCATCGTGGTTGATCCACATTTGTCGCCAGTTACACCGGAACCGAAGTTTTTCACAATCATCATAAAGCATTCGCTGCCGAAATGCAACGGCTGCGAGGCGAAAGAACGCTTCATTTTTCAACTTCCTGCTTTCACCGGCGGGTAAGCAAAGAAAAAGTTACTCTTCATTCCATTTATCCAACAAACGTTCAATGGCCGTGCGGATTTCCGCCGCCGCCATATCGTAATCCTCGCGGGTGCCGCCGAAGGGGTCCGATATATCAAAGCTCGGGATACGCTGCTGAATTTCAATCAGACTTTCCCGTTCCTCATCGCTCAAATCCTGTCCAAGGGACCGCTTAACCTCCCAGGTCGCATACAGGCCGTCCAGCTCCTTGAGATCATTCAGCACACCCGGATCGTTCTCGGCATATTCCTTCAGCGTAAACACTTTGCCCGCTGCCTCCGGAAAACTCCGGATCACATGCTGCTTATGCCCCTGAGTCAGCGTGAGAATCAAATCGGACCAACGCACCGCTTCCTGGCTTAAAGCTTTGGATGTCAAACATTCATCGATATGATGATCCCGCAAAACCGCTTCCGCATGCCGGGACATCGGCATCCCGTCCATGGCGGCAACACCGGCTGAACGCGCCTCCACCCCGAGCCCGCGTTCCTTCGCCATTTTGCGGAGAAGAGCTTCCGCCATCGGGCTGCGGCACGTGTTCCCTGTACACACAAACAAAATATGCTTCACGCTTTACGCACCTCCCGGATTATTCTTTGGCGTTTATTGTATCAGAAGATAAATGCGAGGCCAAATGCCAGCAGGATCGCACCTCCCAGCGCCTCCCCGTAATCGCCCAAATTGCGGCCGGCCCTCCGCCCAAGCAAAAGCCCAAGCACCGACATGAGTCCACCAAAGAAACCAAAAGCAAGCACGGTCAGAACCAAATTGCTCCGGAACATGCCTAAGGAAACCCCAACGGAAAAAGAATCCACGCTCACGCTTAAGGCAAATAAAATCATCCCCGGCAGCGAACGGTGGTCGATCATGCGGATTTCCCCGCCTTTAAACGAATTCCATACCATATGAATCCCGAGCAGGATCAACAGCCCTCCCGCGGCGTACGTTGTCACCTGTCCCAGCAGGGAGCTGACATAATGACCGGTAAACATGCCTAAAAGCGGCATAACGATATGGAAAATTCCAATCAGCAGACTGATCTTCAGCACATGCAGCAAACGGATTCCCTTCATGCCGATCCCGATGCCCAGAGAAAATGCGTCCATTCCCAAAGCAGCGGCCATAATCAAAATCGCAATCAGCTGCCCCAAATCGGCAGATGTCTCAAGCATTTGAACGCCCCCAAGTCCGTTAGGTTCTTGTACAAACATATGCGGACAAGAGGACAAACATGACTTGTACATGCGGTCAAGCTTTGGATGTGCGGCATGCATGGCGTGCCGTTACCACCGAACGGTGAGAAGACAAGCATGGACTTGCACATCAGGTAAAGTTAACGCGCCTGACTTTCGAGACGAATCACGGTTTGACCCGCGGCTTTGCGGAGCCGGTTCATAATCGCTGCCCCAAGGCCGTCCTCCGGGCAAGCCTCAGCCAAAATAAAATCGATATGCTCCTCATCCATGCGCCGCAGGGCAGCATACAGCCGGTGCGCGGCCGTGCCCAAATCGGACAGGCTGCCGAGGGTTTCGACGCAATCGGCATGATAGCGGCTGATATGCTCGTCAAATGCGAGCACACCCGTCCGTTCCCCGCGTGCCTCTGCTTCCTGCAAACTGCGGCTGATCCAATCGGATACCTCAGCGGCTGATTCCCCGGCAACGATGCTCAGCGTGCCTTGCGGCGCATAATGGGTATATTTCATCCCTGGCGCCCGGGGAGCCGGAATATCCCCGCTCCCAGCTTCCGCCATCAGCGCAGGGTCCATTTTTACGGGGGCTCCGGCAACCTGCGCCAACTGCTCCAACGTCACCCCGCCGGGGCGCAATACGGTAACGCTCCCATCATCCAACACCTGGACGACTGTCGATTCCAGGCCAACGCCCGTCGCGCCGCCATCGACGATACCGTCAATGGAACCGGCCAGATCCTCCAGCACATGGCTGGCGAGCGTGGGGCTTGGACGCCCGGAACGGTTCGCGCTCGGAGCCGCTACCGGGCAGCCGGATGCCTCGATCAAGGCAAGCGCCACCGGATGGTCCGGCATGCGGATGCCTACGGTATCAAGCCCTGCCGTTACGCGATGTGACAGTACGCCCGGCTTAACCGGCAGCACAACCGTCAGCGGACCAGGCCAGAAAGCATCCATTAGCTTTCGAGCTGCAGGATTTACCTGCTTAACCAGCCCATCCAGTTGGGAAACCTCGGATATATGTACAATAAGCGGATTATCCGACGGTCTCCCTTTGGCTGCAAATACCGCTTCAACCGCCGATGTCAAACGCGCGTCCGCGCCGAGGCCGTAGACGGTTTCGGTCGGAAACGCGATCACACCGCCGCCGCGAAGCGCATCCGCAGCTTCCTTCAGCCCTTCTCTCAATTTGCCCGGATCGGCCATCATCTCCGGATCGATCCGCCAGTATGGAGTGGATGGCCGGTCCGTCCCGTTTTCATTGTGTGTAAGCGCCATTTCTATCCCGTCTTTCTATCGATTAATGATCCGCATATTCGAAGAACCTTCTTCAAACACACGATAACCTGAGATGTCATTATCAAGAATGAGAAAAGCCAGCATGCAGCAATATACCGCGTTCTGGCTGTGCCTCAGCGTGTTCGTAAACCGTTCGAAAAGCTGCTTTACATATGTTTTTATACGCTTTGAACAGCAGCAACTCGCAATAACAAAAATTCCTGCGTTTATGCAACTATTTCGAGTTTTTTTATTGAAATTTGAATAAATTCCTGCAAAAGTGCATCTTTTCATCAGGTATTCTGCCAATTCGGCTTGCAAAACCGGAAATACTTGCACTTTTGCATGCTTTTCATTTAGAGCAGGAAAATTCCGGGAAAAAGATGCAGTTTTGCAAGTTTTTAAGTTACTTGATTTTGTCCTGCCGGTTTTCACATCCACTTAACAGCCGCTATTTCGCAATTACCTGCTTTAAAGCCACTTAACTTCGAACTACTACTATTTCGCAACTACCGGATTTTAAAGCCACTTAACTTCGGACAACTACTATTTCGCAATTACCGGATTTTAAAGCCACTTAACTTCGGACAACTACTATTTCGCAATTACCTGCTTTAAAGCCACTTAACTTCGAACTACTACTATTCCGCAATTACCTGCTTTAAAGCCACTTAACTTCGAACTACTACTATTCCGCAATTACCTGTTTTAAAGCCTCTTAACTTCGGACAACTACTATTCCGCAATTAGCGGATGTTAGTCTGCTTTATTTTCAAATACTGGCTTTCTAGCGATAGATTTAACCAGCCGCTGTATTTCCAATCACCCGATTTTTCAACTAATGTATTTCCAACCTACTTTATTTCCAGCCGCCTTGTTTCCAACCGCCTTGTTTCCAACCGCCATATTTCCAAATTGACCCATTTTAAACTATATAAGTTAAACCAATGATTTTGCACGGATAAGGGCAGCCGGTTGAAATGTTCTTTCGATCGCTGTTGCTCCCAGATTTCATTGATTTAAACTCATTCATGGTCGAAATCCGCTCACAAAGCATACTCCTACGATGCTAGCTTTCCTGTGAAAAAGCTTTTAGCCGAACGACTCGCTTCTCCCTAGATCTTTCTCCCTCTTGCCTATTTCTTATCCTTTTATTTTGTTCAACTTATTGTAGACGCCGGTCCATTAATTTCTTCAAGATTTTATTCAAACATTGCATTTACATAATCAACAATTTAACTAACAATTTATACACAGTTCTAGTTTTCTATCTATCGCAAGCAATTCCGCCAAAATCCTGATCTCTTTCACAACTCCGCTCACTCCCCCTAAAACAGGGATTTAAACCAACCGATGATCCCCTCAAACAGATCCCAAAGGAAAAACCGCACTTCCGGTTCGGAAGCCTTGGCCGGCGTCAATCCTTCAGCCCCTGGCGTCTGACCTTTCGCTTTTGCCGGGCTGTATGCCGTTTGTTCCTGGGGCCCCGAAATCAACCGCGAAGCATGAGCTTCACTTTTTGGGGTGTTTTTAGCCTGAACGTTCTTCCTCGTTGCCTTGCCTGCCTCTGCATCGCCCTTCCCCTTACCTGTCTCTGCCTTGGCCGCTGCAGGCTCTGCCACAGCATCGCCGCTGCCTGCATCGATAAAGCAAAGCGGCGGGAACAGCACACACCACCAGTTTTGGCCCTTACCTGCGCCAAGCGTAATCCGCAGCGCTTCATAGTTTCCTGCCGGATACAAGGTGCCGCCGTATAATTTCGTCGGGAACGGAACAACCCCCAGCTCCACCTGATAATCGTAACCGATGCCCTTCTTCTCGAGTTCTTTTCCTACCAAATCATTTAATTCCGGAAGATGGCGGCGAATCGTCTCGCGCGCATCATCCAGACTTTGCGGATTTTCCAGGTCCTGAACCCAGCTGTTCATCTGATCGACTACCCTATCCCGGATTTGGCGCTTGACAAGCTGATCATCGGGATTATCGGAATTCGCCAAAATGCGAAGACGGATGGAATCCTGCGGAATCGGTCCCCCGGCTACAGCCGCGTCCGTTTTTTGAGCTTCCCAGGTCATTGCCAACATAAACATTATACAAAAAATAATGGCGGTATTCTTTACCAAAGACCGGAGACGGTCTTGCTTTTGCTGATCTTGAAACATGCCGTTTCAGCCCCCTCTATCGAATCCTTCTATGATACTGACCAGTATGTCCGGATCTGATAGAGTTTAAACCTTGCGGTTTCTATGAAACTAGCATAATCAACGAAACGGACCGTTCCTCCAGCATCTCGTTAAAAGATCCGGCGAACGGTCCCTGTTCATATTTTCAAAAAATCAGGCTTAAGCCTCTTTGGTCTTGGCTGATGTCATCTTGGATGCCGTCGGCACGATAATATCATCGCTAACTTCATGGCCGTGAACGCGCACGCTCAAGGCGACCCCAATGCTTGCCACATTGATAATAAGCGAGGTGCCGCCGTAGCTGATAAAAGGCAGCGTAATCCCGGTCAGCGGCATCAGCCCGATAAAGGCGCCGATATTTTCAAAAATCTGATAGAGCATCATCGACACGATCCCGACAATAAGCAAAGGCCCGGCTCGGTCTCGGCACTCCAGACAGATCAAGATCATGCGGTGGATCAAAATGAAATACAGCAGCAGCACGACAGATGCGCCGACAAAACCGAATTCCTCGGCAATTTCCACAAAAATGGAGTCGGAATACGTATATGGAACGCGGCCCGATTGCACCGATGAGCCCTTCATGTAACCTTCGCCCATCATGCCGCCGGAGGCGATCGCCAGTTTGGCGTTTTTCGTATGGTACGAGGCCTTTGGCGTCGCTTTGTCCGGAACCAGCCAAGGGTCGAGCCGTTCGGTCCAGTGCTCCCGGCCGATGCTTTTCATAAAGTTCTCGATATTATCGTGAAAATGGATATACGAGAAAATGCCGCCTACGGCAACGGCCCCCAATATGATTAAGGCAAGAAAAGCATGCAGGAACTTAATATTGCCAACCCACAATAAACCAAGCAGGATCAATACATAACTGAGCGCATTCCCGAGGTCATTCTGGATCATAACAAGCGCAAAGGGAATAAACGTCAACCCGCCGATCGGCAGCACATCCCTCCATAAGGATAGCTTGGCCTTGGGCCTTTTCATCAACAAGTACGTCAAGAAAATGATCAGTATGAGCTTAAACAGCTCGGCAGGCTGAAGACTGAAGCTCCCGATCTGAAACCAGCCTTGGGCCCCGTTGACGTCCGATCCGAAGAAATTGACCGCGATCAGCAGCGCAATCCCGAACAAATAGATATACAGCGCGTATTTGATGAGCCATTTATAATCCAATAGAATGAGCCCAAAAAAGATCACAAAGGCCAATATATAGAAATATAGCATTTTGATGTGGGAGCCTTCGAACTTGGTTCCCATCGTCACGCTGTATATTGCCATAATACTGATGCCCATAAAAATAAAAAGTATGAACACGATGACATAATCCACTTTTTTCAGCTTCTGAAGCATGTGCTATCCCCCTGTAGCAGGGCCTCTACGCCCTATCTTGCCTTGATGCCTATTAAACTCACCTGTCTATTGTATAGGAATAGCAGTACCATATTCAATTCCTGATAAATCCTTTACGAATGCGCTGCAAGGTTTTTCCAAACCAACTTCCTTGAACAGGCTGCCCGGGAAGCGGAAACGCCTCCTCTTCTTCCTGGCCGTGGATCCGGATGCTCATCACGATGCCGACGCTCATCATATTGATGAGCAGCGAGGTTCCCCCATAACTGATGAAAGGAAGCGTGATGCCTGTCAGCGGCATCAGCCCGATAAAGGCGCCGATATTGATGAAAATCTGATAGACGAACATGGAAATAATCCCCGTAATCAGATAGGGTCCCGCCCTGTCGCGGCAGTCAGCCGCAATCAGGATCATCCGGTGAATAAGAATGAAATAAAGCAAGAGCAGCACCGAAGAGCCGATAAATCCGTACTCCTCCGCAATTTGCACGAATATGGAATCGGCATAAGCCAGCGGAACCCGTTCGGACTGAATCGTCGTCCCTTTCATGTACCCCTTGCCTTCAATACCGCCTGAGCCGATGGCCAGCAGCGCGTTATAAGTCTGCCAGCTGACGTCGCGGGAAGCAAGGTCGGGCACAAGCCATGGATCAAAACGAGCGATCCAGTGTTTTTTGCCGAGTTTCTCGCCGATAAACTCGACCGCCTTGTCATGATAATGGATATATGCCTGAATACCGCTGAATATAGCGGCAAAGGCGATGGCCAGAGCAATAAAGGCTTGGGTGTACTTGATGTTGCCGATCCAAAGCAGCCCTGCCAGAATGACCATGTAACTGAGCGCATTGCCCAGGTCGTTTTGCGCCATTACGAGCAGCCACGGCACAAACGTCACGATGCCCAGCGGCACGACGTCGCGCCAAAAGAGCAGCTTGCTGCGCCTCTTTCGCAGCAGCATAGCAGAAATGAAAATAATGAGGAACAGTTTAAACAGCTCCGCAGGCTGCAAACTCAATCCGCCCGGAAGCGTCATCCATCCTCTTGCCCCGTAATACTCATTGCCGACGAACAAGACCAGTACCAGCAGCGCAAGACCAAAAAGATAGATGTACAATGCATACTTGATCAGCAGCTTATAGCTGACCAAGGAGAAACCCAAAAACGCGACAAAACCGACAACATAATAAATAGCCATACGCTGCGCATAATGCCCGATTTTTTCCCTGCCTACAGTCACGCTGTAAATGGAAAACAGACTGATGGCCATTAGCGCCAGCAAGACCAATATGATCGACATATCCATTCGTTTGAATTTCTGCAGCATGCCCCGTCCTCCAATTGATTTCGGGATTCAAAGCGATCAACCCCGACCTTGAATACCTCTATTGTAATTTAAACCGGAAGCAAAGGAAAATTACCGCGTTACGTTAGAGATGCCAAGTACATGGCGCTCGATGCCAGCCAGGTCCGGGACGATGACAATCTCGTCCCAATGGCCCGCCGCGCGCAGGAGTGCTGCCACATCCTGCGCCTGCCCCTGCCCGAGCTCAAAGGCGATGAGCCGGGGCGGGGCCTGGAGCAGCGCCAGCTGCTCCATCATGATGCGGTACGGCGCGAGGCCGTCTGTACCGCCATCCAGTGCTGTGCGCGGCTCATGGTCGCGCACCTCCCGCTGCAGGCCGGCAATGTCGGCCGCAGGGATGTACGGCGGGTTGGACACCACGATGTCCAACCGCTCGCCCGCAAACGGCTCGAGCAGGTTGCCTTCGCGGAAGGCAACCTGGGCGCCGTTTGCGGCGGCGTTGCGCGCGGCCACTTGCAGCGCGCCAGCCGAGATGTCGCTGGCGCGGACATGCCAGCGCGGGGCCTGCAGCGCCAGCGTGACCGCGATGGCGCCGCTGCCTGTGCCGATGTCGGCGCACGCGAGCGGACGCTCGGCGCCGTCATCGCAGGTGGCGCCGCCGCTTGGCGCGGCGCCCTGCGGCCACAGCCGTTTGGCCTGCGTCAGCACGGCCTCCACGAGCAGCTCCGTTTCCGGCCGCGGAATCAGCACGGCCGGCGTTACCTCAAACGGGATGCCGTAGAATTCCTGCATCCCGATAATGTATTGCGCCGGCTCCCCGGCGCCGCGGCGCGAAACCGCCCGCTCCCATGCCTCACGCCGTTCGGCGGGAAATTGCTCGGGCAGTGCCATGTAATAGGCAGCCCCTTCAAGCTGCAGCACATGCTCAAGCAGCAGCTGGGCGCTGCGCTGCGGCTCCGTCACGCCGCACGCGCTTAAAAAAGAGGAAGCCTCTACATAGGCTTCCCGTATCGTTAGCTTTGGCGTCATCACGAATGTGGTTTCTTGCAAAGCATTATTCCCCTTTTTCCATCAATTCCGCCTGCTCGGCAATATTCAGCGCGGAGATGATTTCCTCGATTTCACCGTTCATCACTTGATCGAGTTTATGCAGCGTCAGGCCGATGCGGTGATCCGTTACCCGGCTTTGCGGGAAATTATAGGTGCGGATCCGCTCGCTTCGGTCTCCCGTACCGACTTTGCTTTTGCGCTCGCCGGCATATTTCGCTTCTTCTTCCTGGCGTTTCATATCGAAGATACGGGCGCGCAGCACCTGCAGCGC
Encoded proteins:
- the rpiB gene encoding ribose 5-phosphate isomerase B — its product is MKIAVGTDHAGVRLKEDIIAVIQEMGHEVVDVGCSCADSVDYPDYALPVCEQVVTGEADRGILICGTGIGMSIAANKVPGIRCALVHDTFSAKATREHNDSNVLAMGERVIGPGLAREITQIWIGTPFSEGERHIGRVNKIKAIESRYLQQ
- a CDS encoding low molecular weight protein arginine phosphatase yields the protein MKHILFVCTGNTCRSPMAEALLRKMAKERGLGVEARSAGVAAMDGMPMSRHAEAVLRDHHIDECLTSKALSQEAVRWSDLILTLTQGHKQHVIRSFPEAAGKVFTLKEYAENDPGVLNDLKELDGLYATWEVKRSLGQDLSDEERESLIEIQQRIPSFDISDPFGGTREDYDMAAAEIRTAIERLLDKWNEE
- a CDS encoding manganese efflux pump MntP family protein is translated as MLETSADLGQLIAILIMAAALGMDAFSLGIGIGMKGIRLLHVLKISLLIGIFHIVMPLLGMFTGHYVSSLLGQVTTYAAGGLLILLGIHMVWNSFKGGEIRMIDHRSLPGMILFALSVSVDSFSVGVSLGMFRSNLVLTVLAFGFFGGLMSVLGLLLGRRAGRNLGDYGEALGGAILLAFGLAFIF
- a CDS encoding L-threonylcarbamoyladenylate synthase, which produces MMADPGKLREGLKEAADALRGGGVIAFPTETVYGLGADARLTSAVEAVFAAKGRPSDNPLIVHISEVSQLDGLVKQVNPAARKLMDAFWPGPLTVVLPVKPGVLSHRVTAGLDTVGIRMPDHPVALALIEASGCPVAAPSANRSGRPSPTLASHVLEDLAGSIDGIVDGGATGVGLESTVVQVLDDGSVTVLRPGGVTLEQLAQVAGAPVKMDPALMAEAGSGDIPAPRAPGMKYTHYAPQGTLSIVAGESAAEVSDWISRSLQEAEARGERTGVLAFDEHISRYHADCVETLGSLSDLGTAAHRLYAALRRMDEEHIDFILAEACPEDGLGAAIMNRLRKAAGQTVIRLESQAR
- the spoIIR gene encoding stage II sporulation protein R, producing MFQDQQKQDRLRSLVKNTAIIFCIMFMLAMTWEAQKTDAAVAGGPIPQDSIRLRILANSDNPDDQLVKRQIRDRVVDQMNSWVQDLENPQSLDDARETIRRHLPELNDLVGKELEKKGIGYDYQVELGVVPFPTKLYGGTLYPAGNYEALRITLGAGKGQNWWCVLFPPLCFIDAGSGDAVAEPAAAKAETGKGKGDAEAGKATRKNVQAKNTPKSEAHASRLISGPQEQTAYSPAKAKGQTPGAEGLTPAKASEPEVRFFLWDLFEGIIGWFKSLF
- a CDS encoding FtsW/RodA/SpoVE family cell cycle protein is translated as MLQKLKKVDYVIVFILFIFMGISIMAIYSVTMGTKFEGSHIKMLYFYILAFVIFFGLILLDYKWLIKYALYIYLFGIALLIAVNFFGSDVNGAQGWFQIGSFSLQPAELFKLILIIFLTYLLMKRPKAKLSLWRDVLPIGGLTFIPFALVMIQNDLGNALSYVLILLGLLWVGNIKFLHAFLALIILGAVAVGGIFSYIHFHDNIENFMKSIGREHWTERLDPWLVPDKATPKASYHTKNAKLAIASGGMMGEGYMKGSSVQSGRVPYTYSDSIFVEIAEEFGFVGASVVLLLYFILIHRMILICLECRDRAGPLLIVGIVSMMLYQIFENIGAFIGLMPLTGITLPFISYGGTSLIINVASIGVALSVRVHGHEVSDDIIVPTASKMTSAKTKEA
- a CDS encoding FtsW/RodA/SpoVE family cell cycle protein codes for the protein MLQKFKRMDMSIILVLLALMAISLFSIYSVTVGREKIGHYAQRMAIYYVVGFVAFLGFSLVSYKLLIKYALYIYLFGLALLVLVLFVGNEYYGARGWMTLPGGLSLQPAELFKLFLIIFISAMLLRKRRSKLLFWRDVVPLGIVTFVPWLLVMAQNDLGNALSYMVILAGLLWIGNIKYTQAFIALAIAFAAIFSGIQAYIHYHDKAVEFIGEKLGKKHWIARFDPWLVPDLASRDVSWQTYNALLAIGSGGIEGKGYMKGTTIQSERVPLAYADSIFVQIAEEYGFIGSSVLLLLYFILIHRMILIAADCRDRAGPYLITGIISMFVYQIFINIGAFIGLMPLTGITLPFISYGGTSLLINMMSVGIVMSIRIHGQEEEEAFPLPGQPVQGSWFGKTLQRIRKGFIRN
- the prmC gene encoding peptide chain release factor N(5)-glutamine methyltransferase; protein product: MTPKLTIREAYVEASSFLSACGVTEPQRSAQLLLEHVLQLEGAAYYMALPEQFPAERREAWERAVSRRGAGEPAQYIIGMQEFYGIPFEVTPAVLIPRPETELLVEAVLTQAKRLWPQGAAPSGGATCDDGAERPLACADIGTGSGAIAVTLALQAPRWHVRASDISAGALQVAARNAAANGAQVAFREGNLLEPFAGERLDIVVSNPPYIPAADIAGLQREVRDHEPRTALDGGTDGLAPYRIMMEQLALLQAPPRLIAFELGQGQAQDVAALLRAAGHWDEIVIVPDLAGIERHVLGISNVTR